The DNA region CCGCGCCGAACCGGGCGCCGACGCTGCCGTGCTTGCCGTACTTCCCCGACAGCCAGCCGAGGAGGAGCGCCAGGAGCACGCGCAGCCCGCGCAGGTACCAGGCCGTCATCTTCACCAGGTCGCGCAGGAGTCGGCCGGCCCCCGGATCAGCGGCGGCCCGGCGACGCGCCCTGCCTCGACGGCGAGCGGGCCGAGCTCGGCGAGCGGGCGCACGTCGTAGTACGGCTTCAAGTCCGGCATCCAGCCGCGCCGCTCCCCCTCCTCGTCCTCCTTGTCCTCGACGTCGACCAGGTCCTCGACCTCGTCGGCGTCGTCGTCCTGGTCGACATCGGCGAGCAGCTCTTCGGCGGCCGGGATGTCGGCCGCGGGGGACGGGGCGACGGGGGGCGGGACGGGCACAGGCCACTCCGCCGGGCCCGGCGTCTCGTTGGGGCCGAACTCGGGGTCGGGAACGGCGTGCAGGTGAGCGGGGCTCATGACGCGAGCTGATGAGCGGCGGCGGCGACCCTCTCGGCGAGGATGCCGAGGCCGCCGTTGGCGCTGACGGCGACGTACCAAAACGCGATGCCCATCATGACCACGCCGCGACGGCTGAGCTTCTTCCACGCGATGATCGCCAGCATGCACAGGCCGATCGCGGGGAGCGTCATCCCGGGGATGAAGCTGTTGACGACCTTGATCAGGTCGTTGACCAGCCCGCGCACGAGGGAGAAGGGCCAGCCGGCGGCGGCGTAGGACGCTCCGGCGAGGACCGACAGGGCGAGGCACCATCCCCAGCTGAGCGCATTGGCCTGGCCGTCGCCCTTGGTGCCGACGATCAGCACGACGGTCAGGACGGCGGCCAGTCCGACCGGACCGAGGGTGCCGATGAGCGAGTTCATGATCTGTTCCTTCGCGGGTGAGATCAGACGGGGAGGTGGGGCGTGCCGTACAGCAGCGAGCCGACGACCATCGAGACCATGGGGATGCGGGCGGCGAGCGCGAACGGCGGGAGCCAGCGGCGGGTCTTGTGGTCCCACGCCCAGACGCCGATGGCGACGCCGTACCAGATCACGACGTAGAACGCCATCCACGAGTGGTAGGTGTGCACGAGGTAGGCGACCTCGGCGGTGAAGAACTGGGGGACTCCGAGCGCGAAGCCGCCGGCGAGCGCCGTGCCGTTGTAGAGCAGCCAGCGGGACTGCGAGGAGCGGCTGATCCACCAGTCGACCAGGGACTGCTTCGGGGCGGGCTTGCTCTTGAGGTAGCCGGGGCGCGCGTACGTCTTCTCTCCGGACCCGCGCACGCTCCAGCGGCGGCGGATCGCGGCCGGGACTTCTCCCCCGTCGCCGTCCTGCTCGACATCGGCGTCCTTGACGTCCTCCAGTTCGTCGTAGTCGTCGGGGACGGGGAGCTGCGTCTCGCAGTCCGCGCACCAGTACGCGACGAGCTGCCCGGTCGGCTGCGACCGGACCGCGTGCGGGTTGGGGTGCTCGCACGAGCCCTTGCGCGCCGTCGCAGGCGCGGGGGCCGGGGAAGCGGCGGGCACGTCGGGGTACAGCTCCTCCTTGCAGTCCGGGCACCAGAACGGGACCTGTTCGCCGGTCTCCCCCAGTTGGAAGGTGCTCGGGTTGGGATGCGTGCACACGGGACCGGCGATGACCGGCTTGGGCTCCCACCAGGCCGGGGCGCGGTCGCCGGGCCGCAGCGGGGCCGGCTGCGCCGGGACCGCCGCGGCGACCGGCACGGTCGGCGCACTCTCGGGCTCGGCGGGCGCGGGCTCGGGCTCGGGCTGCGCCTGGTCCTCGTCGGGCTCGGCGGCCTCGTCCGGAGTCACAGCGTCGGTGAGGCGCTGGAGCAGCGTCCGGGGGCGGAGGTCCACAGGGTCACTTCCTTCGGTACGCGGGGAAGAGGGCGGCGGCGCGGGGGCCGGGGTGCTCCCCCGCCGCGCGGTAGCGGCGGTCCAGGGAGTGCAGGACGGCGAGGACCTGGTGGGCCGGGACGATACGAATGGAATCGAGCACCCATTCGCCTCGGGGGTGCGGACTTTCCGCCGGACCTTCCATGGACACGAGCGGGATCACCGGACACCCGAGGGCAGCGGACACGGCGCGGGCCTCGTGGCGGATACCGTCGAGCCGCGCGCTGACGTCCCGGTCGCCGTGCAGGAGGCGGCCGCCGACGACCCGGAGCGGGTAGCGGGCGGACCACTTCTTGCTGTCGAGGACGACTACGACGCCGCGCGGGCTGACCAGCAGGTGATCCACGTTGGCCCGGCCGGTCGGCAGGGCGCGGTCGTGAAGGACCGTCCATCCCTGGCGGGCGAGGGGCTTGAGGCGGGCCGCGGTGCGCTTCTCCCCCACCGAACCGGCGGCCCACTGCTTCGCCTGGCGACCGCGCACGGTCTGGACGCCGAGGAGTTCGGCGAGGCGGACCAGCGGACTGCGGAGGCGGCGGGCCTGGGCGGCTGCGGAGGAGCCCGCGCCGGGGCGCTGCTGGGCCTGGAGGTACCAGGCGACGGCAGCGGCCACGACGAGGAGCATGACCATCACGTGGTCTCTCCCAGCACCCGGCGCAACACCTCGGCTTGGTCCTGATCGCCGCTCTCGGTGATCAGCGCCAAGGCCCGGGACAGATCGGCTTCGTCTACCTTGGCCTGCAAGGCCAGTACGGCGACCAGATCCTGTTCCCCCTGCTCGGAGATCAGGGCCAAGATCCCGCTGAGGTTGCCGGTCTGAGCAGCCAGTACCGCCAGTACATCGGCGAGGTCCTGCTCACCGTTCTTGGCCACTGCGCCCAGAGCGGCAGCGAGTTCGTCGCTGCTGTTCACGATGCTTTCGCCTTTCGGGTGGGGTCGATGCGCTGCGCGGTGCGGCGCACGGAGTCGGCGAGGGACGGCCGGTCCGGGTGGCCGGCCGCCTTCACGGCGGCGACCAGCTCGGCGTCGGTGACGTCGGAGTTCGCCGCGATCTCCTTCCTGCAGATCGCGGCGATCGCCGGGCGCGTGATCTCCGCGACCTGCGGCACGGGCCCGGGCTGCTCCTCGCCGCCCTGGTCCTCAGCGGCCGGAGGGACCGGAGGGACCGAATCGGACGGGGCCGGAACGGGAGCCGGGGTGGGCTTGGGCTGTCCGGACGTCGGCGGGACAGGGCTGCTGACCGGCTCGGACACCGTCCGGACAACCGGCGGCGGCTCGTCCGGCGGGGTCAGGCTCCGCGCGGCCTCGGCCCGGCTCAGGATCGCGTCGGCTGCCTGGAACTCGGCGCCGCCGACGGCCCGCTGGTACGCGGCCCGCCGGTTGAGCCTGCGGACCCGGGCGGCGAGCAGCGCGCGCCCGGCGAGCTTCTGCTCCTGCTCGGCCACCCAGTGGGCCACGCCGGCGTCCAGCGGGACGGCGTACTCGCGCAACAGCAGCCACCACGCGCCCTTGGCGATCAGGTCGACGCACGCGCCGAACGCGCCCGCCCACTGCTGGTGCAGCGTGTGGCCGTACGCGGCGACCGCGCCCATGCTGAGCAGCAGGAAGAACCACCCGGCGACCTTCGCGGGGCGGGCCCGGTCGGGCGCGGTGCGGTTCAGCCACTCGATCGCCAGGCAGTAGATCCAGGCGATGGCGAACACCGAGCCCATGCCGTACGAGATGACGGCGGGCACGAGCGGGTGGAGGAGGCCGCCGAGGCTGGCGGTGCCGCCGATCACGGCGATGGCGGTGAAGGTGATCGCGATGCCGGTGACGCCGCGCAGGATCAGCTCGTCCCACTCGCGCGGCGGGACCGGCTCCCACCCGTCGACGCTCACCCGGCGCGTCGAGGGGACACCGTCGATGACGGTCGTCTCCTCGCGGAACCGCGGGACCTTGCGGTACTTCACGCCTTCGATGCGCGGCTGCTGATCGGGGGCCTGGTCCATCGCTCTACCTCTCGTGTGCGATACGGGGATGGCCGACCTGCCCCGGGTGGGGCGGGCCGGCCGGTTCCGCCGCTAGAGCCCGTGGCGTTCGCGCTCCTGGCGGCGGTCGTTGTCCTCCCACGCCTGACCGGCGCGGGCGGAGTCGCGGACGTCGATCGCTCGCCCGATCCGTCGCTTGATCTGCTTCTTGGTGGCGAGGTCGGCGGCGAGCTGGCGGTCATTGCCGCCCCTCAT from Actinacidiphila sp. DG2A-62 includes:
- a CDS encoding nuclease-related domain-containing protein; translation: MVMLLVVAAAVAWYLQAQQRPGAGSSAAAQARRLRSPLVRLAELLGVQTVRGRQAKQWAAGSVGEKRTAARLKPLARQGWTVLHDRALPTGRANVDHLLVSPRGVVVVLDSKKWSARYPLRVVGGRLLHGDRDVSARLDGIRHEARAVSAALGCPVIPLVSMEGPAESPHPRGEWVLDSIRIVPAHQVLAVLHSLDRRYRAAGEHPGPRAAALFPAYRRK